From Punica granatum isolate Tunisia-2019 chromosome 1, ASM765513v2, whole genome shotgun sequence:
CGTTCGTTAGTGCTTATAGTACAAAGAGGATTTGTTCTCGGCTTACGTCGTTGAAGCAAACATATTGCAAAAcacgtgtttttttttttttttgttacatgAGATGTCCAGAGATTTAGTACaacgaaataaaaaatttaatattgatTTTGCGGACTACTTAGCTAAGTAACCAAGGACAGATTTAAGGAACTACAAGATCGCTCCTTTTATTCTAGAGTGACGGAGGGATAGTACCATTTGAGCCTTTGGGCCTATATGACGTGATCGATCAATAGAAATACTCCAATACCCCACCTTTGTCTTGGGACAACGGTGGGCAATCGTCCACTTTGAACTCGAGAAAAACTATGAATTTTCTATCCACCTTAATGAGcttgctattttttttttacatgaaATTATCATATTTCACCCTCTTTAACTTTATAATGTTACTTTACATTTGCATTTTCGCTAACTTTGCCCCCTTGCATTAAATTTCTAGATCCGTCCACGTTAGCAGACCTACAAATCTTGTTGCTTGGCTGCGATGTTTGCCTTTTATTCCATTTGATTGTCCGTTTTGTTTTTCCGTTCcctctttttccctaaatatTTGCTTCAGTTCATTTTTCTTGGAGGTGATTTGTCCTTTGATATTTTCAGAACTATAATTTGTACCTTCATTTTCTCTAATCAAGTTTCTCATGAgttatcaaaattaaaaaaaaaaatttaatattctaATAAATGATAAAGATAATCTCACAACGAGTATTGAATCTTGAACCTTTTGATCTTTAAGTAAATGCTCACATTATTGTGCTGCATTATGTTCGATAGAAGATGTGTATACATGGGCTTAATTGTACGGTAAGATACCTACCGATATATGTGTAATGATATAGGACAAGAGATTTCTCTAGAAAATTATCAGCGCCTTTTCTATTTGTAATTTTGTCGGCTAATGGTACGTGTAGGGTCGTTTTTTCAGGTCTGATACCTTTTTTTGGATGAGGTAACGCGGACACATATATAAAGTTTACATACACAATAGTGGGTTGGaatcttattaatttatgCAAGTCTTGATGGCTTGCTTTCCCAATACAGTTAGCTTACCTTAGCTTAATCACGAAGAATTAGCCAAATAAAACGATAACAACAAAGTCCTGATCATCACCTAATTATTTAAAGCTAGTAATTAGCCAGGGATCAATATCAAACGCAATTATTTCAAACCCTAGAACCGAGTGACAGCACCGTATACCTCGAAAAACATTCGGATAAATAACCGCGACTTGCATAAAGATCCATTCGAGACTACTCAATATATCATCGCACGATGCCCGATTGTAATTTCAGTTCGAACGCCACGAAACTCGACACAGTTAAGAACGGCAAAGGGGGAGATTCGGATAATTTATTATAGAATTTTTGGATggataaagaaaaaatggaaaggaGAAGGAAATATCCCGACAGATTCGGTCGAAGTCATGTGGAATACGCAGTCGAGAAAAgcaaggaaaagaaattaaagggAGAGTAGCCAATGAATTGGAGGTACATGGGCACTGTCGTTGCTGTCTTAGGGTTCTctgctttttcattttctaatgCAAAAATgtgaccaaaaaaataattcaattaaatttcatCAGTCAAGAAAAGGGACACCACTAATCTCCTTAGTCCATGTGCAATcgaatttagacataaatctttctttttcttctctgcCAAAACTGTTTATTAGACTATGACTTTACAATACAAATTAGTGTGAAAACCATAATTGTCTTGTCGATTCTaaacttttcataatttctgTCTTTTCGTGacaacataatttttttcgtttaatGAGAAGTTAGACTTAGAAATATAGAAGCACATGAACTCAGGTAAGTCTGTAGGCTAGCATAAGGCATACATGCAAGGAGAAATTCGAACACACGTACGTAACTATGTATATCTCATCGTCAGAAAGAttattagagagagagagagagagctggaATTCCTTTATGTCTTGCCGTTTTCACTCCAAAGCTAAGGGAACAACAAAAAAGGAGGAACTTCCACcgcaaaaaataattattgaacAAGAATTAATACTATTATGTCTATCGAAAAGACGAACTGAATTATCTAtcagaaaaaacaaaagaagaacagaaaaaaaaaaagcatgatttttttttatcagcaGTTGTAATCTGAACTTTGTTTTTCATATAAAAGAATTATATTGTAATAAAGCACTCGAATCAGTTTTTTGTTTCAAGTCTAAAATGCTATATAACTGAGTTGTTCAGTATTTTTCGTATACATGCAACCCttaattagtatatatatgcatataatttcACATTAGATGTCGAACCACGCACTGCTCGGGGCCTCACCTTGGCATTTCTTTCTTTGCTTTCGGTTCTCCTTGTAAATGATCATGTAATTTGAAGAAGTTGATCCACATGTCCATTTAGATAGTTACATAAAAGTAATTCATAAATATGTAAAGTCACAAGTGACGCAAAAGCAATAATGCTAGTTTGATTAGCTATAAAatacattaataaaaatatcttttcaTGAATTAAAACTTATTATATATCGGTGCAGCCCTTTTGTCTTGGAGAGAATTATCATGGATCGTCCTGTTGCATCGCTCGTCAAAAAGAGAAACTTGTTGTTGACGTGATGTTAACCAGTAACTTAATTAATAGAATAAACAGACGCCTAACAAAGGAgaattcaaatgaaaaatctatcAAAGGTCCTTGACGTTTTGAATTTTCCACCAGTTTGATCTTCAAAGAAATTTTATCACCAATATAGTCCATAAACTTATCTTCCATATGTCAAAATGCTCCGGCGCTAAATTTGCATGTCGGAAATCTTATATGGCTTTCTACGTGGCTTAGCAATGTGAGAAAATTAACGAAATAGCAATCAGACCCAAAATGACATCgtactaatttatttttaaaaatatatttttaaactattacaaaaaagaaaaaaaaaaaaaggagaatgGGGGATCTCCGATGGGGCTCCCCCGCCGTGGGGGAGGTGGCCAGTTGGGAGCGATATCCGGGAACTAAAATTTATCATTGAATTAGGTGTGATATTTGTATTAGAGAGAATCGTTATGCATCTCtttgaaaagagagagggCATCACAAATATGCATCAATCGAGTAGAAACATGTCAATGTGATATTAACATATAACTCAATTGATAGAATATAAAGGCATCTGATAAAGGAGAAATTGAATTAATGGGGATCACACATACTATTCCTTAGCATTAGAACTAAAAGATTACTAAGAAAAGGATTATTCCTTGGCAGTTTTCTTTGTTAACATTTGGGTGGCAGTTTTCTTGAATTGGCAGTTAGTTTTCTTTCACTTTTCCTCAAAGTTGCTGAGAGAGAGCCAGCCACACTATAGTGGAGCCTAACATGCCTGCAATTACAAAGCATGCATATacctatttattttatttagtttttttcccttaaaaaaatatctttctACTGAAAAAatgacttcttttttttcctttgttgGGTTTGTTTCAGTTATGGATCCAGACGAACAGAgaagttaataaaaaaaaaaaactgtttcACCTTTTATTGTGTTAATACTGGGAAAGTAGGCTTCATGTGctgctatatatattttaataacaTTTAGTCTTATTTGACATAATCAGGTCAGATGCCCTCTTGTTCTCTTGTTTGATTTAAGTGGTCACCACCTGCCCTTACCGGAAAAACTGACaaaaagaagatatatatatatatataacgtcTTGCCAATTAGATCATTAATAAACAAAATCACGGGTCCCACGTAATCTAGCGACAacgattatattttttttgctaagtAAAAAAATATCGCCTTATGTCACGTTGCCACGTCATCGAAATTGTAAGGTCTCTCATACCGTCATATTAATATCTTTatatttccaaaatttttaagaatttttaatgatatacaaattaaatatacatGTATCTTCTACTTCATTACGccaataattgaaaaattaatttgcacCAGCGAAAAAAGTCAGTTTAAATGGTATCATATACAAGAGATAACAAAATTAATCTATTTAAATACCTAGCTGATATTGAACTCTTgatatacaaattttttttgtcaatgaaaatatatatgaaattaaatgaGGTAAAAAATATGAAGTTAGATGAGTATATCAAATAcatgaagataaaaaaaacatttaaatGAGCCATATTGTCTAGCTCATggatttataatatttttctccaCCAAAATAGTTAAAAGATATATTTGTCAGCTATGCATGGGtatcaatataattttatattatagagattataatattatttttaattaaatattactatgaataaacataataatgaaaaaaataaaaggcaaGGATTgtagaaaaaaggaaaatgtaaAGAGGGAAAAGAGcaaaaatggaagaaagagACTAGAATGTGGAAGCAatggataattaattatataattcacTAATATTTGATGGCTCAtataaatcaaattatatgtaatatgcatattttttttaaaaaaaattatattaaaggAGCCTTTTCCATTCATAatagatagatttgatgcaccTAAATTTGCTGACTGGGGAAGTGCAATCAACTGGAAGTATGAGTTCGTGCACACATATGACGTTCTATCCATTAGTTCGACCAATGGCCTAACAGACGATGCTCTCGTTTGGTTTCAtatcatacttttttttttcctttttatgagTATGATATGATATGTCATTTAATTGAGTTGTTGTTCTTAGGTTAGTTCACTTCATGCCAAACTAGACATACGGGTTGGCCGACTGTTGAGTTCAGATGCTTTCAAGTGTTAACTGAACCCAAAATTTAGTGTTTCTCCATACTAGATGCTGACCCGTGTTACGCATGGACATTAACAattaaactaaaataaaaagagtatttcatttctatttatttgtGTACTTTCTCGTAACATTAATTATAATGCGAAAATAAAAACACATGCAATGATAAcgtaaaattacaaaaacaaaTCTTTTTCCGGCGGGCTTAGAATATTTAGAGACGGCAATGGTAGAAAAACGGGAAGCCAATGGTGGAGAGAGCTTGAGGAAGAAAGATGAAGTAGCgcctactttttttttttttttcgccaTAGTAATGTGTAGTTATTAGAATGATTTTACTAATGTAACCTCATTTTAGTGGCTCAGAAGAGTTGGAATGTATCACATATGGATATTAGTTAAAAGTTACATTAGAGGACTTTTATTTCCCTTTCCAAAATAAATACAATCGACTACAAAATACAGGAGCTAAGGGTTTTAAGGTGCTCGGTTAAGCAGTCGACTATATTCATTTAGCCATCCGGACAGTACAGGTCGAGACCGGATAATAGTATAGATAAAACGCCATATTTCCCGATCGCTGACCATAAACAAGAGTGCTACGGAAAAGCAATTAAATTACGTGTTAACCATTAAGAGAataggaaaaacaaaaaaacaaatacaACAAAACTCTCCCCGCAGACCTATCATCATACAGAATCGAGCAAAACATATACAAAAGAAAcgttttcaccaaaaaaaaaaaaacaaaaaaaagaagcaattTTGGCGACCACAGGTCAGCATGGATACACTTTCGAGACCAGCAGGTGATGATAAAACAATAGACGATGGACAGTCATCGACTAAACCTACAAACAGCCTCAGAGCAGGTTTTATGTGGATCTTATGTGCCTTTAAACTTTTCCTATGCTTATGAAGAAGTTCACTCGTCATGTGCACGAAAAAGGCTCATATGTTCACTGGTGGATTTCCCTGCACGAATAATCCCAGTAATTGCACCAGCATCATTTTACAGAACAGAAACAGAAGTAAAACAAGGGCTATATCCATCTGAAGGCATCAGAAAAGCTGCTAACCAAGCAGGCATATTTTTAAGCTCAGAGATTTTCCATAATTAACCAGAAAATCTTACCTTAAACAAGAGGTCATAAGCAATGTGTTCCCAAGGCAAAGATACAGACATTAAGCAGCACTTGAGGGGTATCATCTCCTCCTCGTGGTTTGTGGCTGCAGATGCTGCTGCATATGCGTGCTTTGCTGCCACAGATGCAACAGTTGCTGCCTTCTGGAAGATGGAACCAATCCCAAAGCCCCGTCTAGACACAGAGACAGGTGAAAAAGGACCCGCATCCTCATGACTTTGATCTGAGATAGATTATAAGATCAAGTTTCAGAAAATGCTCAAGAAATCTACTGCATACTTCACTTTACTCATCAGCATATATGTTTTCCCTGGAATAAAGGCATCCACGTAGCACATACCCAGAAGTCCAAATCGAATGAGcagcaattatatataaactaaaactaaacgatatataaaattatttgatgAGGAATTGAACATATATAAAGAAGTCATTACACTAACCAACAACCCCAGAAACAGCGACTTCAACTTCTCCGCGTCCTCCAGGACCTTTCATGAAAAGCCTGTCCGTTTTTCCAGGAGAATGCCCAAGCGAGAGGAGGCTCCCGAACTGAGACTTCCCAGctgaacaaagaaaaagagatcaTTAAGGGTTATATTCAGCATAGCTCAGAAGCAAGATGCATTGTACAAGCTCTAATATTGTTATTCACAGAATTAATCAGAGCAACTAATAATTTACATAATTGAGTGATCTCATCTCAtacttcccatcaacttttTTTCAGTCTTGATCTAATTTGGAATCAACTGAATCATTTCAAACGCATATGTCTACATTAATccttttcacattttcagtCTTGCCATATTAAGTATCCTATCAAAGGACAACACTACGGTGGTGGCAGCATTATGTGGAGGTCTAAGTGAGCCAAGCAGTGTTGAGTATTGGCAAGCAAAAGCGTGGCTCAGGGGAGATACTTGAAGAAGAGAGCTATATGCAATATCCTTCAGAAAAACTATGAAGATTAATACTATTAATTGTTCTCAAATGGCACAGCCTTCACCAATAATTCATTTGACAGTGCAGTTTCAAATTGCCACATGGACCAAAACCTGGTGAGATGAGACATAAAAGGCCAAGAGAGGCCTAGCTAGGATTCTGTATTGCTGAATCACGATGATAATACTTGTGCCAGGATCGTAATAAATCAAGCACAAGCCGCAAAAGCCATGCttgactttctttttcttccctcACTTGAACCATAGGGAATGCATGAATTACCCCACAGACCATTCGATCAGTTATAGACTTGGTACTTATTAGAAGGATACTGCACAATTTGGATGCTACAAATCACattaattcttttctattATATTAGTGCTTCAAATGTATGTTCACAATATCCCGTCCTCCGTTCTTTCCCAATTTTCTCCTTCCCAACACTTTAACATCCTTTTACCACTTTTAACAAGTTTTACTAATGTTGTCTACTTGGCCTTCGCATAGACACAGAGCAACTGGTAGGAAACATACCATTATATGCTTCGAGAACCATTTGATAGCTTACAAATCCTGAGAAAAGAGTGATCTGCAATCATAGCTTAACCAGTCAACATGTTTATACACAATTAACtccataaaacaaaaaataatatttgatatgGTTATTACCAAGAGACAACAATTACCCAACAAATTCATTTCAACATTTGAACATGAAGTCAGGGTGCACAGAACAAAATATATCAGCCAATGGCATGgccaaataaattaaaatttttaattcaaaccaattacaaaaaataagaTAATGAGAAAAACTAAAAGCACCAGATTACCTTAAAGCAAGTCAATAGAAATACAATTTATAGAACaagaggaaggaagaaaggaaTTGGGGACCCTAAGCAGTGACATGCATATTTCAAAGGGAAAGAGCTCAGAAAGTTTAATTTAGATAGTGATGAAACCTTCTTGCTATTGGAGCTTCCTGGATTTGTCTCGACTTTTCCAGGAGGCGCATTACTAGAACTACCATCACTCAGCTCCTTCACGGATGGAAATGCGGCTCCATCATGTGCATTTAGTAATACACAATAGCAATGATCTGTCGATGACAAGACCTACATTTAATTGGAAAACTGTCATCTACACTTATAATTGGAAGTCCATAGCAAATAAGGATAAACATTATCACATGCTTACCACTGCATCAAATGTAGAATCAAAATCATCAACTGCAAAGCATATATCTGGATATGCAGGAGATGTCTCTACTTCCTAGATATATGGTAGTGACAGTGTCAAATGAAATGAAGCTCAAATACAGCAAAATCAATTATCGAGTAGCATAAAAGCATTGCCTTCTTCGCGTCCAAATGGAAAGTAATACGACTTGGAGATGCATAAACAATCTTCACAACCTACAGAGCAGACCCATGTTTCAGCCAGCAAGAGGAAATTTTCAATGAAATGACTCAATTTCAGTACGGAAAACAGATACAGAGTTCCTGTTTGGAATTAGAATCAACAGACAGAACTAGCCTTTTCTCTTATCAGTAAGAACCTATAATGCATTAAACCAGCAATTACCATCTCACTCACACACAATTCCATGATCTGGTCTCTTTGATAATGGCAAGGACCACTACAAAGATAAGTAGTGAATAGTACTGAATTTCTGAGGAGTAATCTTTGGGTATCTACCAGGACCTTTTGGTTggccaaagaaaagaaaagaaaagaaaagaggggggaaagagagagagagagagagagaggacctTCTGGTCCTCAGCAGGCTGAAGAAACCCCCTTTATCCAAAATTGCAGAAGTAGTTTAAAGGAGTACATTTTCGTACTACTTAAGGGAAATATTCACTCATATGACATCCAGGGGAGGGGAACAAATGTATACAAACACGCAATACTCATAGATAAAGAGGATAAATATGAAGGCAAATACaaagaagaaattaagaaattgaCTAAATATTCTGGACACGCTACTTAGAAGATATAATCCGACACTAGTTGCATAAAAAGCTCCAGAGATCCTGACATTTAGTGATAAATTTCTGTGTTGAGCAGCTTACCTTGTATATAGGAGAAAGTTGTGTATCCTGTCCTGCTTGATGATTACGAAGGTCCTGATGGCTGGAAGAAACACCAGAAGAATAGTAATTGACATTTTAATCattattgttttttatttgatgaaactaCCTTCAGGtacaaaagaaaacaaacacaAATTGGCATATGAACTAGTAATATAGCACAAACAAGAACTagtactctctctctctctctctctctctgtctatatatatatatatatgtatgtatcaaagttttttttaaaataaatatgtattaAGTTAAATGTCTCGCAATTATCGGAGCATCCATATCAAAGTATTaaagtgatctaaaaaaaagtacataaCAACAAAAAAGGAAACCAGAGGTTACCTGCAAATTGCCACAGTAATAGTATATGAAGTGTGTGCAATCAAGTTCAAGTAAAATGAGCGTCTCCAATCAACATCAGCTGAAATGTCACCGACTAGTTTTTCCATCTGGTACACCAAAAACATAACAATTATACCACCAATTGGTAGAGATAAAACTGA
This genomic window contains:
- the LOC116192102 gene encoding uncharacterized protein KIAA0930 homolog isoform X5; the protein is MIGDGGETPSRRELLSMVKKHSNLIGKTVVEEQDASDVEMDSQFWHDVFDLYFVRGKESRGRQDDDLIFLVRKMSSQAYRDNPEGTSPFFVRRWASKMEKLVGDISADVDWRRSFYLNLIAHTSYTITVAICSHQDLRNHQAGQDTQLSPIYKVVKIVYASPSRITFHLDAKKEVETSPAYPDICFAVDDFDSTFDAVVLSSTDHCYCVLLNAHDGAAFPSVKELSDGSSSNAPPGKVETNPGSSNSKKITLFSGFVSYQMVLEAYNAGKSQFGSLLSLGHSPGKTDRLFMKGPGGRGEVEVAVSGVVG
- the LOC116192102 gene encoding uncharacterized protein KIAA0930 homolog isoform X4 produces the protein MIGDGGETPSRRELLSMVKKHSNLIGKTVVEEQDASDVEMDSQFWHDVFDLYFVRGKESRGRQDDDLIFLVRKMSSQAYRDNPEGTSPFFVRRWASKMEKLVGDISADVDWRRSFYLNLIAHTSYTITVAICSHQDLRNHQAGQDTQLSPIYKVLSSTDHCYCVLLNAHDGAAFPSVKELSDGSSSNAPPGKVETNPGSSNSKKITLFSGFVSYQMVLEAYNAGKSQFGSLLSLGHSPGKTDRLFMKGPGGRGEVEVAVSGVVDQSHEDAGPFSPVSVSRRGFGIGSIFQKAATVASVAAKHAYAAASAATNHEEEMIPLKCCLMSVSLPWEHIAYDLLFKGNPPVNI
- the LOC116192102 gene encoding uncharacterized protein KIAA0930 homolog isoform X1, with the translated sequence MIGDGGETPSRRELLSMVKKHSNLIGKTVVEEQDASDVEMDSQFWHDVFDLYFVRGKESRGRQDDDLIFLVRKMSSQAYRDNPEGTSPFFVRRWASKMEKLVGDISADVDWRRSFYLNLIAHTSYTITVAICSHQDLRNHQAGQDTQLSPIYKVVKIVYASPSRITFHLDAKKEVETSPAYPDICFAVDDFDSTFDAVVLSSTDHCYCVLLNAHDGAAFPSVKELSDGSSSNAPPGKVETNPGSSNSKKITLFSGFVSYQMVLEAYNAGKSQFGSLLSLGHSPGKTDRLFMKGPGGRGEVEVAVSGVVDQSHEDAGPFSPVSVSRRGFGIGSIFQKAATVASVAAKHAYAAASAATNHEEEMIPLKCCLMSVSLPWEHIAYDLLFKGNPPVNI
- the LOC116192102 gene encoding uncharacterized protein KIAA0930 homolog isoform X2; translation: MIGDGGETPSRRELLSMVKKHSNLIGKTVVEEQDASDVEMDSQFWHDVFDLYFVRGKESRGRQDDDLIFLVRKMSSQAYRDNPEGTSPFFVRRWASKMEKLVGDISADVDWRRSFYLNLIAHTSYTITVAICSHQDLRNHQAGQDTQLSPIYKEVETSPAYPDICFAVDDFDSTFDAVVLSSTDHCYCVLLNAHDGAAFPSVKELSDGSSSNAPPGKVETNPGSSNSKKITLFSGFVSYQMVLEAYNAGKSQFGSLLSLGHSPGKTDRLFMKGPGGRGEVEVAVSGVVDQSHEDAGPFSPVSVSRRGFGIGSIFQKAATVASVAAKHAYAAASAATNHEEEMIPLKCCLMSVSLPWEHIAYDLLFKGNPPVNI
- the LOC116192102 gene encoding uncharacterized protein KIAA0930 homolog isoform X3 yields the protein MIGDGGETPSRRELLSMVKKHSNLIGKTVVEEQDASDVEMDSQFWHDVFDLYFVRGKESRGRQDDDLIFLVRKMSSQAYRDNPEGTSPFFVRRWASKMEKLVGDISADVDWRRSFYLNLIAHTSYTITVAICSHQDLRNHQAGQDTQLSPIYKVVKIVYASPSRITFHLDAKKVLSSTDHCYCVLLNAHDGAAFPSVKELSDGSSSNAPPGKVETNPGSSNSKKITLFSGFVSYQMVLEAYNAGKSQFGSLLSLGHSPGKTDRLFMKGPGGRGEVEVAVSGVVDQSHEDAGPFSPVSVSRRGFGIGSIFQKAATVASVAAKHAYAAASAATNHEEEMIPLKCCLMSVSLPWEHIAYDLLFKGNPPVNI